In Molothrus ater isolate BHLD 08-10-18 breed brown headed cowbird chromosome 20, BPBGC_Mater_1.1, whole genome shotgun sequence, the following are encoded in one genomic region:
- the TLR4 gene encoding toll-like receptor 4, translating to MPRRGALPVGTLLVLLLLAFVPSPLAGCLLDPCLEITPNTTFRCSGLNISGVPDGVPNTTLNLDLSFSNLKSLGSNYFASVPELQFLDLSRCHIHTIEDNSFMDLHRLSTLVLTANSLQHLGKAAFHGLTSLKKLVLVETNRTSLSELPIGHLHTLQELNLGHNSITSLKLPKYFTNMTSLRHLSFFSNRITSISRGDLDALREGNRLNLTLVLSLNNIKSIEPGAFAGIHLAELALRSAFESSMMQASLQGLAGLQVSRLTVGVFNDHDRQQDFERGLLDGLCQVQMEEFVLICLRDFDDDTDTLFDCIGNVSTIRLVDLGLEQISQVPVGSKVKQLECKKCGFDAVPALKLSLFKELRVLRITKNRSLKNFKQKFEGLSNLEVIDLSENRLTFSSCCSPQFRNCSNLKHLNLSFNSYIRLTGDFINVENLLYLDLQHTTLFGPGSYPVFLSLQRLIYLDISYTKIEVKSQCTFCGLNSLQVLKMAGNSFADNKLANNFKNLSHLHTLDISSCKLEHVDQSTFDALSELKELNISNNKLLTFDPGVYQPLQALRVLDFSRNQLTVLLDSAREILPDSLLLLDISQNLFDCSCVYLDFLIWIKEKQELLQNEELMLCHTPSYVANVSLTTFDLSSCHVNAGKVASSVVVLLCVVVLLLLVYRYYFQLYYSVVLLSGCKHYAERGDTYDAFVIHSSKDQEWVTKELVEPLEGGRPPFHLCLYYRDFLPGIPIVTNIIQEGFLSSRNVIAVISADFLESKWCSFEFDIAQSWQLVEGKAGIIMIVLEDVNKDLLRQRLGLSRYLRRNTYLEWKDNEISKHIFWRQLTGVLMEGKNWNREEEKLM from the exons ATGCCCAGGAGAGGAGCCCTTCCTGTGGGGAcactcctggtgctgctgctgctggcatttgTCCCTTCCCCACTGGCAGGCTGCCTCCTGGATCCTTGTTTGGAG ATCACCCCTAACACAACTTTCAGATGCTCTGGACTGAACATCTCTGGAGTTCCTGATGGAGTCCCAAACACCACCCTGAACCTGGACCTCAGTTTCAGCAATCTGAAATCACTGGGCTCAAATTATTTTGCATCAGTCCCTGAGCTGCAATTTCTGGATCTTTCAAG GTGCCACATCCATACAATAGAAGATAACTCCTTTATGGATCTCCATAGACTTTCCACCTTGGTTTTAACTGCCAATTCCCTCCAGCacctgggaaaagcagctttccaTGGCTTAACATCTCTGAAAAAACTGGTTCTGGTGGAAACCAACAGGACCTCTCTGTCTGAGCTGCCTATTGGCCACTTGCATactctgcaggagctgaattTAGGCCACAACAGCATTACTTCATTGAAGCTTCCCAAGTATTTCACCAACATGACCTCCCTCAGGCACCTGAGCTTCTTCTCTAACAGGATCACATCTATCTCCAGAGGAGACCTTGATGCCCTGAGGGAAGGGAACAGGCTCAACCTCACTCTGGTGCTTTCCTTGAACAATATCAAATCCATAGAGCCGGGGGCCTTTGCAGGGATCCACCTTGCTGAGCTGGCTCTCAGGTCTGCTTTTGAGAGCTCCATGATGCAAGCTTCCCTGCAAGGCCTGGCTGGTTTGCAGGTCAGCAGACTCACAGTTGGGGTGTTCAATGACCATGACAGACAGCAGGACTTTGAGAGGGGGCTCTTGGATGGACTGTGCCAGGTGCAGATGGAAGAGTTTGTCCTGATCTGCCTCAGGGACTTTGACGATGACACAGACACTCTCTTTGACTGCATAGGCAACGTCTCCACTATTCGCTTGGTGGACCTGGGACTTGAGCAGATATCCCAGGTTCCTGTGGGGTCTAAAGTGAAGCAGCTGGAATGCAAGAAATGTGGTTTTGATGCTGTGCCTGCCCTGAAGCTGTCGCTTTTCAAGGAGCTGAGAGTGCTTCGTATTACCAAGAACAGAAGTCTCAAAAACTTCAAGCAGAAGTTTGAGGGTCTCAGTAACCTGGAGGTCATAGATTTGAGTGAGAATAGACtcaccttcagcagctgctgttccccTCAGTTTCGAAATTGTTCCAATTTGAAACACTTGAACTTAAGCTTCAATTCTTATATCAGATTGACTGGAGATTTCATTAATGTGGAGAATTTGTTATATTTGGACCTTCAGCACACAACCTTATTTGGTCCTGGCTCCTACCCCGTCTTTCTGTCCCTTCAGAGACTGATTTACCTTGATATTTCCTACACCAAAATCGAAGTTAAATCCCAGTGTACATTTTGTGGCTTGAACTCTTTGCAAGTGCTCAAGATGGCAGGAAACTCCTTTGCAGACAATAAGCTGGCAAACAACTTCAAAAACCTAAGTCACCTGCACACCTTGGATATTTCAAGCTGCAAATTAGAACACGTGGATCAAAGTACTTTTGATGCCCTCTCTGAGCTAAAAGAGCTAAACATCAGCAACAATAAGCTCCTGACTTTTGATCCTGGAGTCTACCAGCCACTCCAAGCCCTCAGAGTCCTGGATTTCAGCAGAAACCAGCTGACTGTTCTGTTGGACTCAGCCAGGGAAATCCTGCCTGACAGCCTGCTCCTGTTGGATATCTCTCAGAACCTGTTTGATTGCTCCTGTGTGTACCTGGACTTTCTGATATGGAtcaaggagaagcaggagctgctgcagaacgAGGAGCTGATGCTGTGCCACACTCCCTCATACGTGGCCAACGTCAGCCTGACAACCTTTGATCTGTCCTCCTGCCACGTCAATGCAGGCAAAGTTGCCTCCTCTGTGGTTGTGTTGCTCTGTGTGGTGGTGCTCCTCTTACTGGTTTACAGGTACTACTTCCAGCTCTACTACTCCGTGGTGCTGCTCAGTGGCTGCAAACACTACGCAGAAAGAGGCGACACCTACGACGCCTTCGTCATCCACTCCAGCAAAGACCAGGAATGGGTGACAAAGGAGCTGGTGGAACCCCTGGAAGGAGGAAGACCTCCCTTCCACCTGTGTCTGTACTACAGGGACTTCCTGCCAGGGATACCAATTGTCACCAATATCATCCAGGAGGGATttctcagcagcaggaatgtcATCGCAGTCATCTCCGCTGACTTCCTGGAGAGCAAGTGGTGCAGCTTTGAGTTTGACATTGCCCAGTCCTGGCAGCTGGTGGAGGGCAAGGCTGGGATCATCATGATTGTGCTGGAAGATGTGAACAAGGACCTGCTGaggcagaggctggggctgtCTCGGTACCTGAGGAGGAACACCTACCTGGAGTGGAAAGACAATGAAATAAGCAAGCACATCTTCTGGAGGCAGCTGACAGGAGTGCTGATGGAAGGCAAAAATTGGAATCGCGAGGAGGAAAAACTCATGTGA